In Rhodamnia argentea isolate NSW1041297 chromosome 1, ASM2092103v1, whole genome shotgun sequence, the genomic window TCAGGCGAACCCCGTTCGCAGGCTTTTCAACGTGGAAATCCATCCCGGCCTCGAATATCTTCTTCACTTCGGCGCCTGAAGAATGAGCAGTCAAGGCTATGATCGGCGTGTGGATTCCATATCGTCTCTCCTCCTTTCTGATCTTTCTTGTTGCTTCAAAACCATCCATTGCGGGCATCTACATGAACACAGGAGATCAGTGAAAATACTAGCTTAAGGTTACTTCAGTTGTCTTTATGAAGTCCAAATCTTGTAAGTACTATCTGAACTCAACAAGGAAAATTTCGAGAGGCCTAACAATCTTTTGAGCTCTTCAGGGGAGTTTAAGAACTCGCTGCTGATATTAGTGTTTCCGGCAGTTTAAGCATGTTCTAATATCATGGTAAACTTCGGCTTAATTTGAAAATGGTCGTAAGTCTAAAAGCTATACCTGGCAGTCCATCAATATGTACTCGTAAGGACGGCAAATATCTGAAACTCCTCGCTCCCTTAGCTCGTCAATACCATCACGAATCAATTGTACagcttcttttccattttcgcATAGCTGAACCGTTGCTCCAAGATTGGAAAGATTACGTAGAGCCAGCTTTCGCATTATCTCGCTGTCATCGACGACCAATACTCTCTTCCCACTCAAAGGTTTCTCCCTGCTGGTATTTCCAGTTTCTTCTGCTAAAGGTTTGGCTGCTTCCGCATTTTGGACCGGTCTCGCCTTCACCTGTTCGCTCGGTCTTTTCTGCAATGAGCCCCCGAATTCTGGAAGAAGCCTTATCACTCGAAGCAAACGGGTGCCGTGAAAGGGCTTGGACATGATGATATCGTCAGGGTCGAGTTTGCCCTTAATGGCCCTTAGGTCAATACTTCTCATTGTCGGCTTATCTAACCACACAACCTTACAACGAGCGCTCGGAATGAGTTTCCTAAATTCAGTCACTGCCATGAATATTTGTTGAAATGGTCCAGCACTTGCGTCGATTATAAGTAGCACGAAGGCCGCTTGATCTTTGGGACTAGGACTCCTGTACACGGGGAGACTTTGGTCTGCTCCGTCCAGTGATCTGAGAGGCACGCCCCTGACTCTACCTGGAGCCTTCTTGCACGAAGCGGATTTGCTCAATCTTTCGATCCTCCAACTCATCTCTGATTTTCCTGAAGAACTATGGTATGCAACGTTGACGACCTTCATTTGTACCTTCTTCAGAATCATAGGAAGATCCTGCCATTGGCTCGCCACGAGAACTTCTATTCCTAGTTTTTCCAGGTAACTCCGACAAGTTCTCCGGCGCTCTTCATTCTGGATCAATAACACGACATGAGATCCTTCCGACTTGGGGCTACGCGCTTGTCTGGTGCTCGAGCTAAGAAAGCTCAGCCCAGGACTAGTGGCACTGGTTAGCCCAAGACGACACGCTGCTCCATAACCTCCGGCCTCGAGGTCTTCCTCTAACAGTTTTGTAGCACCTGCGTCGCATGGGGCAAGGAAAACATTGAACCTGAAGCACGTTCCTCTCTCGCCCATGTCCTTATCCCTGATCGTTATATCTCCACCCATGAGGCGGACCTGTTACAGTGTCTCGATTAGTGAAGACGAATAGTTGCTTATACTATCGAAGATGGTATGATGATAATTTCTCTTTCCACCAGACGAAACCCCTCGATCGCGAGCAGTACAGTTTTATAAAGCAAGCTGCTTCCGATTGATTATAGCGGCTAATAGTCCTAATGCTGTAGTACGGTTACAGAATGTAAATACAGAATATGGCATGCTCATAAATAAGAGGTACAGAAATTGGGAACATACCAGAGACTGAACAATGCCGAGGCCCAAGCCGGTGCCTTCTTGTCCTTGAGCTGTTTCTTTGACCTGGATATAGTTCTCAAATACCGACTTCCGCTTTTCTTTGGGAATTCCTTTGCCGGTATCGTCCACCTCGAATACAAATTCCGCAGAATTAGGACTTCGCTGGAATTCGTTCGCAACCTCATCGCCACTGTCCTCGTCTTTCTTCTCACAGACCAAGCACATCAAGCGTTCCCACCCGCTACTCCTAGGGGAAGCGAGTATCGAATCTTCTAAGCTGGGTTTTTTAACCCATGCCCGGACGGATATGTGACCACCATCCGTAAATTTAACAGCATTGCTCAGCAAGTTGGATAGTATCTGTTTAAGCTTTCCTCTATCTCCCTTCACAAGTGAATATCTGAGCACTGTGCCATCAGTAGGGTCTAAAACAACATCCACACCTTTTCTCATGGCCACTGGATGATACAGATCAACCACGTCCTGAAGAAGCTGAGCCAAATcgaattcttcttcttccagcagCATTTTTCCGGCCTCAACTTTGCTCGTATCGAGAATGCGATTCAaaaaacctgaaaaaaaaaatggaatgttTGAACTGTCAGTTCTACGAAATCCGTCGACTTGCTCAAGGAACTACAAAAGTTCATCAACAGGTTTTACCCAACAAGTCCTTTGCACAAGATTCCATCTGCTTCAAGTTCTTCTCGAGCTCCGAACCTGGAGAAACTTCTTCATAACTTATATCTATAAGGCCGATGATCCCGGCCAAAGACGCGCGAACGTCGT contains:
- the LOC115750182 gene encoding histidine kinase CKI1-like — its product is MHLRAVLIKQMEATRQAESKSMSKSNAFAQASHDVRASLAGIIGLIDISYEEVSPGSELEKNLKQMESCAKDLLGFLNRILDTSKVEAGKMLLEEEEFDLAQLLQDVVDLYHPVAMRKGVDVVLDPTDGTVLRYSLVKGDRGKLKQILSNLLSNAVKFTDGGHISVRAWVKKPSLEDSILASPRSSGWERLMCLVCEKKDEDSGDEVANEFQRSPNSAEFVFEVDDTGKGIPKEKRKSVFENYIQVKETAQGQEGTGLGLGIVQSLVRLMGGDITIRDKDMGERGTCFRFNVFLAPCDAGATKLLEEDLEAGGYGAACRLGLTTRSPKSEGSHVVLLIQNEERRRTCRSYLEKLGIEVLVASQWQDLPMILKKVQMKVVNVAYHSSSGKSEMSWRIERLSKSASCKKAPGRVRGVPLRSLDGADQSLPVYRSPSPKDQAAFVLLIIDASAGPFQQIFMAVTEFRKLIPSARCKVVWLDKPTMRSIDLRAIKGKLDPDDIIMSKPFHGTRLLRVIRLLPEFGGSLQKRPSEQVKARPVQNAEAAKPLAEETGNTSREKPLSGKRVLVVDDSEIMRKLALRNLSNLGATVQLCENGKEAVQLIRDGIDELRERGVSDICRPYEYILMDCQMPAMDGFEATRKIRKEERRYGIHTPIIALTAHSSGAEVKKIFEAGMDFHVEKPANGVRLMKAISEIQSRGGGV